The Vitis riparia cultivar Riparia Gloire de Montpellier isolate 1030 chromosome 10, EGFV_Vit.rip_1.0, whole genome shotgun sequence genome includes a region encoding these proteins:
- the LOC117923285 gene encoding protein LIGHT-DEPENDENT SHORT HYPOCOTYLS 4-like has product MSAAVAAAAAAANSGSRCNSANSSSSGNENSLLSRQIAVTQPLQPPSRYESQKRRDWNTFGQYLRNHRPPLALNRCSGANVLEFLRYLDQFGKTKVHTQMCPFFGHPHPPAPCPCPLRQAWGSLDALIGRLRAAFEENGGPPETNPFGARAVRLYLREVRDAQAKARGIAYEKKKRKRPQQHQESSSGTDLNSSQPNGGLVMVDSSDHGRPSMIPLSVLN; this is encoded by the coding sequence ATGTCCGCTGCGGTCGCTGCAGCGGCAGCAGCTGCAAACTCTGGGAGTAGATGCAACTCAGCTAACAGTAGCAGCTCCGGCAACGAAAACAGCTTACTCAGCCGGCAAATAGCGGTGACACAACCGCTGCAACCGCCGAGCCGGTATGAGTCGCAGAAGAGGCGCGACTGGAACACCTTCGGGCAGTACTTGAGGAACCACCGGCCGCCTCTGGCTCTCAACCGCTGCAGCGGCGCCAACGTCCTGGAGTTTCTCCGGTACCTCGATCAGTTCGGGAAGACGAAGGTGCACACCCAGATGTGCCCCTTCTTCGGCCACCCACACCCGCCGGCTCCGTGCCCGTGCCCGCTCCGGCAGGCCTGGGGAAGCCTGGATGCACTCATCGGCCGCCTCCGGGCAGCCTTCGAGGAGAACGGGGGCCCGCCGGAGACCAACCCGTTCGGCGCACGCGCTGTGAGGCTGTATCTTCGGGAGGTTCGTGATGCTCAGGCCAAGGCGAGAGGCATAGCGTATGAGAAGAAGAAGCGGAAGCGGCCACAGCAACATCAAGAGTCTTCTTCAGGCACTGATCTGAATTCGAGCCAACCCAATGGAGGTTTGGTTATGGTGGATTCATCCGATCATGGTCGGCCGTCAATGATTCCCCTTTCGGTTTTGAACTAG